A single genomic interval of Tursiops truncatus isolate mTurTru1 chromosome 16, mTurTru1.mat.Y, whole genome shotgun sequence harbors:
- the CLRN3 gene encoding clarin-3, with protein sequence MPTATKRLTFLTSFVTSLGALIVVCSILTTQEWIRSTVVISETSSNGSVIITYGLFRGKSIQELNHGLAESDKNFEVLGTLSSSSPKTLHLVVILFLVLSLFTSLLSSVFTFYNSFSNPYQTFLGPMGVYTWNGLSASFVFISMVLFVGNTQSNHLSEELAQRLYPLYPAVTHQGTSHSYGYSFWLTLLVILLNVVTAVIIAFFQKARKQWKQEQKKPMEYAPRDGILF encoded by the exons ATGCCTACGGCAACGAAAAGATTGACGTTCTTAACCAGCTTTGTCACAAGCTTGGGGGCTTTAATCGTAGTTTGTTCTATTCTCACAACTCAAGAATGGATCCGCAGTACGGTTGTCATTAGTGAGACTTCTTCGAATGGTAGCGTGATTATCACCTACGGACTCTTTCGTGGGAAGAGTATTCAAGAATTGAATCATGGACTTGCAGAATCAGACAAAAATTTTGAAG TTTTAGGAACATTGAGCAGTTCTTCCCCAAAGACTCTGCACTTGGTGGTCATCCTGTTCCTGGTCCTTAGTTTGTTCACTTCGCTGTTGAGCTCTGTGTTCACCTTCTACAACAGCTTCAGCAACCCCTATCAGACGTTCTTGGGACCGATGGGGGTGTACACCTGGAACGGACTCAGCG CATCCTTCGTATTCATAAGCATGGTGCTCTTTGTGGGGAACACACAATCCAATCATCTCTCAGAGGAGCTGGCCCAGAGGCTCTACCCACTTTATCCAGCAGTCACTCACCAAGGAACCTCCCACAGTTACGGATACTCATTCTGGCTCACCCTGCTCGTCATTCTTCTAAACGTAGTCACCGCGGTCATCATCGCCTTCTTCCAGAAGGCCAGAAAGCAGTGGAAGCAGGAGCAGAAAAAGCCCATGGAATATGCCCCAAGGGATGgaattttattctga